One Oscillospiraceae bacterium genomic region harbors:
- a CDS encoding FAD-binding oxidoreductase, whose translation MTYDKIILGAGLYGLYAAQKCGAAGQRVLVLERDPAPFMRATYINQARVHMGYHYPRSYSTAIKSAHYFERFCRDYGFCLHTEFDQVYATSAHFSWTNAAEFRQFCRAAGIRCDDVPPERYFNHGLCDGAFLTTEYTYDAQVLKRWFLEQLARLPNVEVAYSHKPDRIEKAGNVWRVTAGNITAEAPYLLNATYAGVNDVHAMLGLPPFGIKYEKCEIILCTVDESLKNTGITVMDGPFFSLMPFGQTGLHSLTSVTFTPHETSYDSVATFPCQQACGGVCKPGDLYNCNECPAKPASAWPYMSQLARKYLKEEYGFAYHSSLFSMKPILKASEVDDSRPTVVRVMCDEPKLVSVLSGKINTVYDLDEVLEL comes from the coding sequence ATGACCTACGATAAAATCATCCTTGGTGCGGGCCTGTATGGGCTGTATGCGGCGCAAAAGTGCGGTGCGGCAGGGCAGCGGGTGCTGGTGCTGGAGCGTGACCCTGCGCCCTTTATGCGGGCAACCTACATCAACCAGGCGCGGGTGCATATGGGCTACCACTACCCCCGCAGCTATTCCACGGCCATCAAATCTGCCCATTATTTTGAGCGGTTCTGCCGGGATTATGGCTTTTGCCTGCATACCGAGTTTGACCAGGTCTACGCCACCAGCGCCCATTTTTCCTGGACGAATGCGGCCGAGTTCCGACAGTTCTGCCGTGCGGCGGGCATCCGCTGCGACGATGTGCCGCCGGAGCGGTACTTTAACCACGGCCTGTGTGACGGCGCGTTTTTGACCACCGAATACACCTACGACGCCCAAGTGCTCAAACGCTGGTTTTTGGAGCAGCTGGCCCGGCTGCCCAACGTGGAAGTGGCTTATAGCCACAAGCCCGACCGCATCGAGAAGGCGGGTAATGTTTGGCGCGTGACGGCGGGGAACATTACCGCCGAAGCGCCCTACCTGCTCAACGCCACCTACGCGGGCGTGAACGATGTGCACGCCATGCTGGGCCTGCCGCCTTTCGGCATTAAGTACGAAAAGTGCGAGATCATTTTGTGCACTGTGGACGAAAGCCTGAAGAACACCGGCATCACCGTGATGGACGGGCCGTTCTTCAGCCTGATGCCCTTTGGCCAGACCGGTCTGCACAGCCTGACCAGCGTGACCTTTACCCCCCACGAGACCAGCTACGACAGCGTGGCGACCTTCCCCTGCCAGCAGGCGTGCGGCGGGGTGTGCAAGCCGGGCGACCTGTACAACTGCAATGAGTGCCCGGCCAAGCCCGCCAGTGCCTGGCCCTACATGAGCCAGCTGGCCCGCAAATATTTAAAAGAGGAATATGGCTTTGCCTACCACAGCAGCCTTTTCAGCATGAAACCGATCTTAAAGGCCAGCGAGGTGGACGACTCCCGCCCCACGGTGGTGCGTGTGATGTGTGACGAGCCGAAGCTGGTCAGCGTGCTGTCCGGCAAGATCAACACAGTCTATGATTTGGACGAGGTGCTGGAACTGTGA
- a CDS encoding glycosyltransferase, whose product MSSINNKEKNFISAVVYLHNDGARAVEFCHAVAAELDSHFAQYELVVVDDACTDDTVERLRAWGKDQAAPLTILHMSLYHGLENAMNAGLDASIGDYVYEFDSTELCYPAAMIFDAYRTALQGSDIVSVCPKATRSGLFYRIFNANSHSNYQLRTDAFRLVTRRAINRVHASSAHLPYRKAAYAACGLKMTDLEFDGRVGAGAPHRFNLAIDSLALYTDAGFKASVGITLFMLALALAELVYTLVIFATGHPVAGWTTTMFVITVGFAGLFAVLAIVVKYLSLLLELTFKQQKYLVESIEKLQK is encoded by the coding sequence GTGAGTAGTATCAACAATAAGGAAAAAAACTTTATCTCCGCCGTGGTCTACCTCCATAACGACGGGGCCCGCGCGGTGGAGTTCTGCCACGCGGTGGCGGCGGAGCTGGACAGCCACTTCGCCCAGTATGAACTGGTAGTGGTGGATGACGCCTGCACCGATGACACCGTGGAGCGCCTGCGCGCCTGGGGCAAAGACCAGGCCGCCCCGCTGACGATTTTGCATATGAGCCTGTATCACGGCCTGGAAAACGCCATGAACGCGGGCCTGGATGCCAGCATCGGCGACTATGTGTACGAGTTTGACTCCACCGAGCTGTGCTACCCGGCGGCCATGATCTTTGACGCGTACCGCACGGCGCTGCAGGGCAGCGACATCGTTTCGGTCTGCCCTAAGGCGACCCGCAGCGGGCTGTTTTACCGCATTTTCAACGCGAATTCCCACAGCAATTACCAGCTGCGCACCGATGCGTTCCGGCTGGTCACCCGGCGGGCCATCAACCGTGTGCATGCCAGCAGCGCCCACCTGCCCTACCGCAAGGCGGCCTATGCGGCCTGCGGCTTAAAAATGACCGACCTGGAATTTGACGGCAGGGTGGGGGCCGGTGCGCCCCACCGCTTCAACCTGGCCATCGACAGCCTGGCACTGTACACCGATGCCGGGTTCAAGGCCAGCGTGGGCATTACCCTGTTTATGCTGGCACTGGCATTGGCGGAACTGGTGTATACGCTGGTCATCTTCGCCACAGGCCACCCGGTGGCGGGCTGGACTACCACCATGTTTGTGATCACCGTGGGCTTTGCCGGGCTGTTTGCCGTGCTGGCCATCGTGGTCAAGTACCTCTCGCTGCTGTTGGAATTGACGTTCAAACAGCAAAAATACCTCGTGGAAAGCATCGAAAAGCTGCAAAAGTAA